In Vitis vinifera cultivar Pinot Noir 40024 chromosome 4, ASM3070453v1, the genomic window TAATATAGTGAGTTGTTGATCTTTGAAATGGAGACAGGCTTACATCATGAAAAGCTACCCTGCAAAGCTTCTGCTGACAACCCTACAGTGCCTTTTGAGCtcaattcaatcatttttcattgCTATTGCTTTGGAAAGAGACCCTGATCAGTGGAAGCTGGGCTGGAATGTGAAACTCGTAGCTGTAGCCTACACGGTAACAAAACCAGAGACCTGTTTCAAATATTCTCCTATATACCTTAATTAATAGTTTGTATGTTTCATTGGACTGCCATCTGTAACTCATTAGATATGATTTATTGTAATCATCTCTTGGAAACAATGCCCTTGATATGCAAATAGATGGCTGACCGTGGTGCAATGCTTGATACATCCAACACCATCAGGGCATGAACCATCCATCACCAccaaaaaatgaacaaaaatccATAGAAAAGCATgctaaatagaatttttattgtTACTTTACCCCTAAAGATTGTTAAACTAATTGCAAGCTTCTGCAGGGAATTGTTGTGACAGGTGTTACATACTACCTACAAACATGGGTCATCGAGAAGAAGGGGCCTGTTTTTCTAGCCATGTCCACACCATTTGCCCTAATCATTACTATATTTTGTTCAGCAATTTTCTTAGGCGAGGCCATTAGTTTGGGAAGGTAATTTGCTCTGACAAGAACCCTCCTTGCCTGCCAATTGTGGTTTTCATTACAActctattttcttatttattgatCTGTTTTTCGTTTTCCTTGCTGGGTATGCAGTATCTTAGGTGGGATCTTGTTGGTTGGAGGGCTATATAGTGTTTTATGGGGGAAGAGCAAAGAACAGAAGATGGAAAAAACTTGTTCGACAGCCCAAGCTGAGAAGGAAACAGAGCTTAAAGAAGAAGTGGCTGCTCAGAGTCCACCCCCACCATTTTTTGTGTAACGTGCATGCCCTACAGTTCTTCAAAGGGCATGGGGACCTCTAAAACTATATTGGGACATCACGCATTTCAGTACACCCCCCATCgtcttgttttcatttttgtacGTACTTATGGGGAGGGGTGATTGAGTCCAGGAGATGTGGACTGGGTAGGAAGGGGAGTGCAAGTCAGCTATGCCAATGGGCTTGAAACTAAAAGGCTCAGAGGCAACACTGAGATGACCATTTTCCCACTGTATTAATATACAATAATGGAGCATATATTGTTTCTTCTCATACCCGTAGAATATTTAGTTCTAGATTTCAGAGAAATGTTAACCATATTAAGTTCTGATGTATTGTGATAGATGTTCCAAGCAATTTTATAAAATCGTTAGCACTATCCATGTAAGAGTATTCCCAAGAAATTTGTTTAAATTCCACTCTACAAGACATTGTGAAAGATAAATGCAATGTATGTGTATGAATGTGAATTGCTTTCTTTTACTCTTATGTCCTTGAATGGCAAGAGTTCCTGAGaatgtttgaaagaaaaaaatgtagagAAATGAAATGGATAATGGGCTTCGATCAAGAATGGTTACAccaaaatttgcaaaatttgCATGAATGAAGAATATGTTATTTACACTTGTGCAACTAATGCTGCTCTAAAGGAAACATTGGGTCATGAGGTAAGCTCCTGCGTGGTAAGCCTTGTTGTAAGCTTCAAGATGATAAACTTAAGGATATATGTGCTGTGAGGCGTGGGATGGTAAGCCCCACTATGAGCCTTGGGATAGTAAACCTTAAGATGTATGTAATGTTAGATGCGATGCCACAAGAAGGTTTATTCTTCTCTCATTGTCAGTCAATTGGTTCTCAGTGAAAATGCCTAAAGTCTAACCCAACAAATGGAATCAAAATCATGTCATGGATTTAACTCGTGGAAGCGTTATGTTGGAAGGAGGATCATCAGGTTTACAACTGTGTGGCTCTCTAGGAAATGATGATTCAAAAAGTATGTTTTGCAAGTTGCAAATGTTGATCTCATGCCTCTCAATGGTCAGCAACTATTTGGTATGCAAGCATGAATATATGCACCTTTGAAACTGAGACACAAACAAGGAATGGGCATACGTGCAAAAAGACATGGCCATAGACTGGCTACTCTTATGGGGGTAGAAACAAGCACAACCATGGTCATTTCATTCTGAGgcattttatgaatatattccCAATCCAATGCATGAAAGGTAAAAGCCGAATCTCGGGCCAATTCATGATTTACAGATGCAACACTAATTGTTAGTATAACATATAATACAAGTATGATAGAATCGAGCTGAAAGCTAGACATGATgcctttaaatatttttaaaatatgcatTCCTGTTTGTGTAAGGGATGATTCTATATGGCAGCTTACACCACAAATTTGACTCTAAAAATAGCCATCCCTCTTGTCTTGTTCCTCAGCTTCCTTGTTAGCTGTTTGAACAGATTTGAACCACAGGAATGCCTGCATTGGTAATTCTGGTTagctaaaaagaaaatagaatggaCTTTAACATGTAGTATCCCCTCTGACTTCGGATATTTATGTTTTGAAATCAATTTGGAGAGTGATTCATTTATAAAAGCCTGATGCTGATTGAATTATCTTAATTGTTCAAATAATGGACCCTTTCTGCTCATAGCCATTGAAGTTTTCAAATCTCAAAGGAATAAATGTGTTAGAATCATTGTCCAAGGTAAAGTAAATCCATTCAAGAACCAAGATTATGGAGACATCTTTTTTCTTCACTACCTGAGTTTTCTGCATGCAAGAAacaaaagtatgaaaattgaaagAGGGAAAGAAGATTGGAACAACTCACAGAAGTAGGGATGCCAGTAAATACAAAGAATCCCAGCAATGGAGCATAGAAAATACTGTCTGAGCTCAAAACCCCGAAAACAGGCCTTTTATTTGCGTACTCAAAAATAGAACCTATCTGCACTCAAAGTTTAGAATATATCAACCAATTACTTTTTATCAGTTCCACAACAGCAGGACAGTAATCATAAGCGAGTTTACCGCAGCAATTGCAGTCACTGCAGAGGTAAGTAAGTACACATAGAAGGGAATCTCAAAACTCTTTTCTGATTCATTCCCCATGCCTTCATCCTGAGCCCAAGGAGGGGGTTCACTTGAATCTGGCCGAGCCCAAGAGGGGATTGTTTCTTCAGACTTGTTTGACTTGGCAGAGCCTTCAGTTGTGGCCGACACAGAAAACTTATGAGATAAATTTCCCTTTTGGCGTCCAGGATGGGTTCTGTTTCTTTTTCTGGTGACTGATAGGTCCAGGATTTTATGGCCAACACCTGGAAATAATTTTGGGTGCCATGGACTCTCTTTTCTTGAACTATGGATTAAATTTGTGTCACAGAGACACAACAATGAGGCTGCAGCCATAACTTCCTCTTTGTTTACTCAACTCTTCTGATTTCTTCAATTCAATAAAATACAAGCTTTTAGTGCATCATGTGTTATAACTATAACATATAGGACCCCAGGTAACTAGACAGATTACTAGTCAAGAATGTTATATTCGTTCGAGTAGCCAAATCAATACATGAAGTGTGAAAAAGCTTCATG contains:
- the LOC100266100 gene encoding uncharacterized protein LOC100266100 isoform X2; the protein is MAAASLLCLCDTNLIHSSRKESPWHPKLFPGVGHKILDLSVTRKRNRTHPGRQKGNLSHKFSVSATTEGSAKSNKSEETIPSWARPDSSEPPPWAQDEGMGNESEKSFEIPFYVYLLTSAVTAIAAIGSIFEYANKRPVFGVLSSDSIFYAPLLGFFVFTGIPTSAFLWFKSVQTANKEAEEQDKRDGYF
- the LOC100266100 gene encoding uncharacterized protein LOC100266100 isoform X1 codes for the protein MAAASLLCLCDTNLIHSSRKESPWHPKLFPGVGHKILDLSVTRKRNRTHPGRQKGNLSHKFSVSATTEGSAKSNKSEETIPSWARPDSSEPPPWAQDEGMGNESEKSFEIPFYVYLLTSAVTAIAAIGSIFEYANKRPVFGVLSSDSIFYAPLLGFFVFTGIPTSVSCSNLLSLFQFSYFCFLHAENSGSEEKRCLHNLGS